The DNA window TGGCCAAGTCGAGGACATCGCTCTTTGACGCCTTGACCTTGAAGGTCTTCAGGGCATCGAGATCGAACAGGATCTTGTCCTGTCCGGACTTGAAGTCCTGAATCTGGTCGAAATGGCCCTTCTTGAAAGGGGCATCGAACACGAACGTGTCCGCGCCGTCGCCGCCGAAGAGGAAGTCCTTGCCGGCGCCACCATTGAGGGTGTCGTCGCCGGCAAATCCCTTGAGCCTGTCGTTGCCGGACAGGCCGTTGATGATATCGGCTTCGGCGCTTCCATAGAGCTTGCTGTCGTTGCCGTTGGTGCCGGTCACGATTTCCGCACCGTTGGTCACGTTGACCGAAACCGAAACGGGATCCACCGTTGTCGGCGTGACGGAGCTCGTGCTTGTCGCCGTGATCGCGAGCATGAACACGTTCTGGCTCGCCTCGTAAT is part of the Microvirga terrae genome and encodes:
- a CDS encoding calcium-binding protein, which produces MATIVISPILEVPENPQAGQVIATLTVNGGASAETFTFALSDDLDDRFEIVGSELRVKTPGLFDYEASQNVFMLAITATSTSSVTPTTVDPVSVSVNVTNGAEIVTGTNGNDSKLYGSAEADIINGLSGNDRLKGFAGDDTLNGGAGKDFLFGGDGADTFVFDAPFKKGHFDQIQDFKSGQDKILFDLDALKTFKVKASKSDVLDLAKKGRPDKKSSVGLDKVFKEGKLEKKFFTVGTASKDGNDYLVYSKKSGTVYLDVDGSGSAKPIEILKLKPGAALAFSDILFI